In Trifolium pratense cultivar HEN17-A07 linkage group LG7, ARS_RC_1.1, whole genome shotgun sequence, a genomic segment contains:
- the LOC123895529 gene encoding potassium channel KAT1-like isoform X1 has protein sequence MYPLLEIQKLSAITYIRKSSVCHYVKNFFQRFWLDEMEMGSYTHSSFLSSDLLPSLGAQVIQETKPRKYVIYPFNPHYRIWELLLVVLVIYSAWICPFEFAFLTYKEDGLFILDNIVNGFFAIDIVLTFFVAYQDSDSYLVIDDPKKIATRYISTWFALDICSTAPLESISLLFINHNSELGFKLLNMLRLWRLNRVSSLFARLEKDIRFNYFWVRCTKLFAVTLFAVHCAGCFNYVIADVYPDSRKTWIGAMYPNFKEESLWDRYVTAIYWSIVTLTTTGYGDLHAENTIEMLFDITYMLFNLGLTSYIIGNMTNLVVHWTSRTQDFRDTVKAASEFASRNHLPHRVHNQMLAHICLRFKTEGMKQQETLNDLPKAIRSSIAHHLFFPVVQKVYLFQGVSHDFLLQLVSEMKAEYFPPKEDVILQNESPTDLYVLVSGAVNLVHYIDGNDQVVLDKAIAVDTFGEFGVLYHVPQPFTVRTIELSQILRLNSTTLMNALQANPGDAQIVMDNLSMRLRERARFVSEYPHTDLGLVLQKLLHGGNTIESSTQECKNNLRSLMHERENINIRDSENNLHNVTNGVHLVPNNMIPEDCKRDLHTATLTAHTGKLDIIEILLERDAKAKNTDAIGWTPKALVQQLKSKSISDHTMNYESKKKSDEHRIEIVEPQILKLGRNGSTRNSKQDGIRTINFPLENVYTDYNSRNSNCPSEIEMARFTKKRVTIHSQSGWRSSSHGQHGKLIILPDSLEELLKIAGEKFGSFNPTKVINKENAEIDDIDVIRDGDHLFFLGSESDNLNL, from the exons ATGTACCCTCTCCTTGAGATACAAAAGTTGTCTGCAATTACATATATCAGAAAATCTTCTGTCTGCCACTA TGTCAAAAACTTCTTCCAGAGATTCTGGTTGGATGAAATGGAAATGGGAAGTTATACACATAGCAGCTTTTTGTCTAGTGATCTTCTACCGTCTCTTGGCGCCCAAGTAATCCAGGAAACTAAACCACGAAAATACGTAATCTACCCATTCAATCCTCATTATAG GATTTGGGAGTTGTTACTGGTTGTTCTAGTCATATACTCGGCTTGGATATGCCCCTTCGAGTTTGCCTTTCTGACTTATAAGGAAGATGGACTATTCATCTTAGACAACATTGTCAATGGCTTCTTCGCCATCGACATAGTGCTTACATTCTTCGTTGCATACCAAGATAGCGATTCATATCTTGTCATTGATGATCCAAAGAAAATTGCTACCag GTACATATCCACCTGGTTTGCTTTGGATATTTGCTCAACAGCTCCACTTGAGTCCATTAGCCTCCTCTTCATTAATCATAACAGTGAGCTTGGTTTCAAACTTCTTAACATGTTGCGACTATGGCGTCTTAACCGAGTCAGTTCTCTTTTTGCAAG ACTCGAAAAGGACATTCGCTTCAATTATTTTTGGGTTAGATGCACAAAGCTCTTTGCT GTGACCTTGTTTGCAGTACACTGTGCAGGATGCTTTAACTATGTAATTGCAGACGTGTATCCTGATTCCAGAAAAACTTGGATAGGTGCTATGTACCCAAATTTTAAAGAAGAAAGTCTTTGGGACAGATATGTAACTGCAATATACTGGTCCATCGTCACGCTTACTACAACTGGCTATGGAGATTTACATGCAGAGAACACCATAGAGATGCTGTTTGATATCACTTACATGCTGTTCAACTTGGGCTTAACATCATACATCATTGGAAACATGACTAACCTTGTAGTTCACTGGACGAGCCGCACCCAAGATTTT CGGGATACAGTCAAAGCAGCTTCTGAGTTTGCTTCAAGAAATCATCTGCCACATCGCGTGCACAATCAAATGTTGGCGCACATATGTTTGAGGTTTAAAACAGAAGGAATGAAGCAGCAAGAAACTTTAAATGATCTTCCAAAGGCAATTCGTTCAAGCATCGCACACCATCTCTTTTTTCCTGTTGTGCAGAAGGTATACCTCTTTCAAGGTGTCTCCCACGACTTCCTACTCCAACTG GTTTCAGAGATGAAAGCTGAGTATTTCCCACCAAAGGAAGATGTGATACTGCAAAATGAATCTCCTACAGACCTTTATGTGCTGGTTTCCGGGGCTGTG AATCTCGTTCACTACATTGACGGGAATGATCAA GTGGTTCTTGACAAGGCAATTGCAGTAGACACATTTGGAGAGTTTggagttttatatcatgtaccGCAGCCTTTCACAGTTCGAACCATAGAGCTTTCTCAGATATTAAGACTCAACAGTACAACCTTAATGAATGCATTACAAGCAAATCCAGGGGATGCACAGATTGTAATGGATAACCTTTCAATG AGATTAAGGGAGCGTGCACGGTTCGTATCTGAATATCCACACACAGATCTTGGATTGGTTCTACAGAAACTGCTTCATGGAGGTAACACAATAGAAAGCTCTACTCAAgagtgtaaaaataatttacgtTCCTTAATGCATGAAAGAGAAAACATAAATATCAGAGACTCAGAGAATAATTTGCATAATGTGACTAATGGTGTTCATTTAGTTCCTAATAATATGATACCTGAAGACTGCAAAAGAGATCTCCATACCGCTACACTGACTGCGCATACGGGGAAACTAGACATTATTGAAATTCTGCTTGAAAGAGATGCAAAAGCAAAGAACACAGATGCCATAGGGTGGACACCAAAAGCTCTAGTACAACAGTTAAAAAGCAAGAGCATTTCTGACCATACAATGAATTACGAAAGCAAGAAGAAATCAGATGAACATAGAATAGAGATAGTGGAGCCACAAATCCTTAAACTTGGAAGGAATGGCTCAACCAGAAACAGTAAACAGGATGGTATTAGAACTATTAACTTCCCACTAGAGAATGTATACACAGACTACAATTCAAGGAATTCCAATTGTCCAAGTGAAATAGAAATGGCAAGGTTCACCAAGAAGAGGGTAACAATCCATTCGCAAAGTGGATGGAGAAGTAGCTCACATGGACAACACGGAAAACTGATAATTCTACCTGATTCATTAGAAGAGCTGCTCAAAATTGCTG GTGAAAAATTTGGCAGCTTCAACCCCACAAAAGTAATTAATAAAGAGAATGCAGAGATAGACGACATTGATGTCATTCGAGATGGTGATCATCTCTTTTTTCTTGGAAGCGAAAGTGACAATTTGAATTTGTGA
- the LOC123895529 gene encoding potassium channel KAT1-like isoform X3 has protein sequence MYPLLEIQKLSAITYIRKSSVCHYVKNFFQRFWLDEMEMGSYTHSSFLSSDLLPSLGAQVIQETKPRKYVIYPFNPHYRIWELLLVVLVIYSAWICPFEFAFLTYKEDGLFILDNIVNGFFAIDIVLTFFVAYQDSDSYLVIDDPKKIATRYISTWFALDICSTAPLESISLLFINHNSELGFKLLNMLRLWRLNRVSSLFARLEKDIRFNYFWVRCTKLFAVTLFAVHCAGCFNYVIADVYPDSRKTWIGAMYPNFKEESLWDRYVTAIYWSIVTLTTTGYGDLHAENTIEMLFDITYMLFNLGLTSYIIGNMTNLVVHWTSRTQDFRDTVKAASEFASRNHLPHRVHNQMLAHICLRFKTEGMKQQETLNDLPKAIRSSIAHHLFFPVVQKVYLFQGVSHDFLLQLVSEMKAEYFPPKEDVILQNESPTDLYVLVSGAVNLVHYIDGNDQVVLDKAIAVDTFGEFGVLYHVPQPFTVRTIELSQILRLNSTTLMNALQANPGDAQIVMDNLSMRLRERARFVSEYPHTDLGLVLQKLLHGVPNNMIPEDCKRDLHTATLTAHTGKLDIIEILLERDAKAKNTDAIGWTPKALVQQLKSKSISDHTMNYESKKKSDEHRIEIVEPQILKLGRNGSTRNSKQDGIRTINFPLENVYTDYNSRNSNCPSEIEMARFTKKRVTIHSQSGWRSSSHGQHGKLIILPDSLEELLKIAGEKFGSFNPTKVINKENAEIDDIDVIRDGDHLFFLGSESDNLNL, from the exons ATGTACCCTCTCCTTGAGATACAAAAGTTGTCTGCAATTACATATATCAGAAAATCTTCTGTCTGCCACTA TGTCAAAAACTTCTTCCAGAGATTCTGGTTGGATGAAATGGAAATGGGAAGTTATACACATAGCAGCTTTTTGTCTAGTGATCTTCTACCGTCTCTTGGCGCCCAAGTAATCCAGGAAACTAAACCACGAAAATACGTAATCTACCCATTCAATCCTCATTATAG GATTTGGGAGTTGTTACTGGTTGTTCTAGTCATATACTCGGCTTGGATATGCCCCTTCGAGTTTGCCTTTCTGACTTATAAGGAAGATGGACTATTCATCTTAGACAACATTGTCAATGGCTTCTTCGCCATCGACATAGTGCTTACATTCTTCGTTGCATACCAAGATAGCGATTCATATCTTGTCATTGATGATCCAAAGAAAATTGCTACCag GTACATATCCACCTGGTTTGCTTTGGATATTTGCTCAACAGCTCCACTTGAGTCCATTAGCCTCCTCTTCATTAATCATAACAGTGAGCTTGGTTTCAAACTTCTTAACATGTTGCGACTATGGCGTCTTAACCGAGTCAGTTCTCTTTTTGCAAG ACTCGAAAAGGACATTCGCTTCAATTATTTTTGGGTTAGATGCACAAAGCTCTTTGCT GTGACCTTGTTTGCAGTACACTGTGCAGGATGCTTTAACTATGTAATTGCAGACGTGTATCCTGATTCCAGAAAAACTTGGATAGGTGCTATGTACCCAAATTTTAAAGAAGAAAGTCTTTGGGACAGATATGTAACTGCAATATACTGGTCCATCGTCACGCTTACTACAACTGGCTATGGAGATTTACATGCAGAGAACACCATAGAGATGCTGTTTGATATCACTTACATGCTGTTCAACTTGGGCTTAACATCATACATCATTGGAAACATGACTAACCTTGTAGTTCACTGGACGAGCCGCACCCAAGATTTT CGGGATACAGTCAAAGCAGCTTCTGAGTTTGCTTCAAGAAATCATCTGCCACATCGCGTGCACAATCAAATGTTGGCGCACATATGTTTGAGGTTTAAAACAGAAGGAATGAAGCAGCAAGAAACTTTAAATGATCTTCCAAAGGCAATTCGTTCAAGCATCGCACACCATCTCTTTTTTCCTGTTGTGCAGAAGGTATACCTCTTTCAAGGTGTCTCCCACGACTTCCTACTCCAACTG GTTTCAGAGATGAAAGCTGAGTATTTCCCACCAAAGGAAGATGTGATACTGCAAAATGAATCTCCTACAGACCTTTATGTGCTGGTTTCCGGGGCTGTG AATCTCGTTCACTACATTGACGGGAATGATCAA GTGGTTCTTGACAAGGCAATTGCAGTAGACACATTTGGAGAGTTTggagttttatatcatgtaccGCAGCCTTTCACAGTTCGAACCATAGAGCTTTCTCAGATATTAAGACTCAACAGTACAACCTTAATGAATGCATTACAAGCAAATCCAGGGGATGCACAGATTGTAATGGATAACCTTTCAATG AGATTAAGGGAGCGTGCACGGTTCGTATCTGAATATCCACACACAGATCTTGGATTGGTTCTACAGAAACTGCTTCATGGAG TTCCTAATAATATGATACCTGAAGACTGCAAAAGAGATCTCCATACCGCTACACTGACTGCGCATACGGGGAAACTAGACATTATTGAAATTCTGCTTGAAAGAGATGCAAAAGCAAAGAACACAGATGCCATAGGGTGGACACCAAAAGCTCTAGTACAACAGTTAAAAAGCAAGAGCATTTCTGACCATACAATGAATTACGAAAGCAAGAAGAAATCAGATGAACATAGAATAGAGATAGTGGAGCCACAAATCCTTAAACTTGGAAGGAATGGCTCAACCAGAAACAGTAAACAGGATGGTATTAGAACTATTAACTTCCCACTAGAGAATGTATACACAGACTACAATTCAAGGAATTCCAATTGTCCAAGTGAAATAGAAATGGCAAGGTTCACCAAGAAGAGGGTAACAATCCATTCGCAAAGTGGATGGAGAAGTAGCTCACATGGACAACACGGAAAACTGATAATTCTACCTGATTCATTAGAAGAGCTGCTCAAAATTGCTG GTGAAAAATTTGGCAGCTTCAACCCCACAAAAGTAATTAATAAAGAGAATGCAGAGATAGACGACATTGATGTCATTCGAGATGGTGATCATCTCTTTTTTCTTGGAAGCGAAAGTGACAATTTGAATTTGTGA
- the LOC123895529 gene encoding potassium channel KAT3-like isoform X2, whose protein sequence is MSFFSVKNFFQRFWLDEMEMGSYTHSSFLSSDLLPSLGAQVIQETKPRKYVIYPFNPHYRIWELLLVVLVIYSAWICPFEFAFLTYKEDGLFILDNIVNGFFAIDIVLTFFVAYQDSDSYLVIDDPKKIATRYISTWFALDICSTAPLESISLLFINHNSELGFKLLNMLRLWRLNRVSSLFARLEKDIRFNYFWVRCTKLFAVTLFAVHCAGCFNYVIADVYPDSRKTWIGAMYPNFKEESLWDRYVTAIYWSIVTLTTTGYGDLHAENTIEMLFDITYMLFNLGLTSYIIGNMTNLVVHWTSRTQDFRDTVKAASEFASRNHLPHRVHNQMLAHICLRFKTEGMKQQETLNDLPKAIRSSIAHHLFFPVVQKVYLFQGVSHDFLLQLVSEMKAEYFPPKEDVILQNESPTDLYVLVSGAVNLVHYIDGNDQVVLDKAIAVDTFGEFGVLYHVPQPFTVRTIELSQILRLNSTTLMNALQANPGDAQIVMDNLSMRLRERARFVSEYPHTDLGLVLQKLLHGGNTIESSTQECKNNLRSLMHERENINIRDSENNLHNVTNGVHLVPNNMIPEDCKRDLHTATLTAHTGKLDIIEILLERDAKAKNTDAIGWTPKALVQQLKSKSISDHTMNYESKKKSDEHRIEIVEPQILKLGRNGSTRNSKQDGIRTINFPLENVYTDYNSRNSNCPSEIEMARFTKKRVTIHSQSGWRSSSHGQHGKLIILPDSLEELLKIAGEKFGSFNPTKVINKENAEIDDIDVIRDGDHLFFLGSESDNLNL, encoded by the exons ATGTCATTTTTCAGTGTCAAAAACTTCTTCCAGAGATTCTGGTTGGATGAAATGGAAATGGGAAGTTATACACATAGCAGCTTTTTGTCTAGTGATCTTCTACCGTCTCTTGGCGCCCAAGTAATCCAGGAAACTAAACCACGAAAATACGTAATCTACCCATTCAATCCTCATTATAG GATTTGGGAGTTGTTACTGGTTGTTCTAGTCATATACTCGGCTTGGATATGCCCCTTCGAGTTTGCCTTTCTGACTTATAAGGAAGATGGACTATTCATCTTAGACAACATTGTCAATGGCTTCTTCGCCATCGACATAGTGCTTACATTCTTCGTTGCATACCAAGATAGCGATTCATATCTTGTCATTGATGATCCAAAGAAAATTGCTACCag GTACATATCCACCTGGTTTGCTTTGGATATTTGCTCAACAGCTCCACTTGAGTCCATTAGCCTCCTCTTCATTAATCATAACAGTGAGCTTGGTTTCAAACTTCTTAACATGTTGCGACTATGGCGTCTTAACCGAGTCAGTTCTCTTTTTGCAAG ACTCGAAAAGGACATTCGCTTCAATTATTTTTGGGTTAGATGCACAAAGCTCTTTGCT GTGACCTTGTTTGCAGTACACTGTGCAGGATGCTTTAACTATGTAATTGCAGACGTGTATCCTGATTCCAGAAAAACTTGGATAGGTGCTATGTACCCAAATTTTAAAGAAGAAAGTCTTTGGGACAGATATGTAACTGCAATATACTGGTCCATCGTCACGCTTACTACAACTGGCTATGGAGATTTACATGCAGAGAACACCATAGAGATGCTGTTTGATATCACTTACATGCTGTTCAACTTGGGCTTAACATCATACATCATTGGAAACATGACTAACCTTGTAGTTCACTGGACGAGCCGCACCCAAGATTTT CGGGATACAGTCAAAGCAGCTTCTGAGTTTGCTTCAAGAAATCATCTGCCACATCGCGTGCACAATCAAATGTTGGCGCACATATGTTTGAGGTTTAAAACAGAAGGAATGAAGCAGCAAGAAACTTTAAATGATCTTCCAAAGGCAATTCGTTCAAGCATCGCACACCATCTCTTTTTTCCTGTTGTGCAGAAGGTATACCTCTTTCAAGGTGTCTCCCACGACTTCCTACTCCAACTG GTTTCAGAGATGAAAGCTGAGTATTTCCCACCAAAGGAAGATGTGATACTGCAAAATGAATCTCCTACAGACCTTTATGTGCTGGTTTCCGGGGCTGTG AATCTCGTTCACTACATTGACGGGAATGATCAA GTGGTTCTTGACAAGGCAATTGCAGTAGACACATTTGGAGAGTTTggagttttatatcatgtaccGCAGCCTTTCACAGTTCGAACCATAGAGCTTTCTCAGATATTAAGACTCAACAGTACAACCTTAATGAATGCATTACAAGCAAATCCAGGGGATGCACAGATTGTAATGGATAACCTTTCAATG AGATTAAGGGAGCGTGCACGGTTCGTATCTGAATATCCACACACAGATCTTGGATTGGTTCTACAGAAACTGCTTCATGGAGGTAACACAATAGAAAGCTCTACTCAAgagtgtaaaaataatttacgtTCCTTAATGCATGAAAGAGAAAACATAAATATCAGAGACTCAGAGAATAATTTGCATAATGTGACTAATGGTGTTCATTTAGTTCCTAATAATATGATACCTGAAGACTGCAAAAGAGATCTCCATACCGCTACACTGACTGCGCATACGGGGAAACTAGACATTATTGAAATTCTGCTTGAAAGAGATGCAAAAGCAAAGAACACAGATGCCATAGGGTGGACACCAAAAGCTCTAGTACAACAGTTAAAAAGCAAGAGCATTTCTGACCATACAATGAATTACGAAAGCAAGAAGAAATCAGATGAACATAGAATAGAGATAGTGGAGCCACAAATCCTTAAACTTGGAAGGAATGGCTCAACCAGAAACAGTAAACAGGATGGTATTAGAACTATTAACTTCCCACTAGAGAATGTATACACAGACTACAATTCAAGGAATTCCAATTGTCCAAGTGAAATAGAAATGGCAAGGTTCACCAAGAAGAGGGTAACAATCCATTCGCAAAGTGGATGGAGAAGTAGCTCACATGGACAACACGGAAAACTGATAATTCTACCTGATTCATTAGAAGAGCTGCTCAAAATTGCTG GTGAAAAATTTGGCAGCTTCAACCCCACAAAAGTAATTAATAAAGAGAATGCAGAGATAGACGACATTGATGTCATTCGAGATGGTGATCATCTCTTTTTTCTTGGAAGCGAAAGTGACAATTTGAATTTGTGA
- the LOC123895529 gene encoding potassium channel KAT2-like isoform X4, giving the protein MIQRKLLPGTYPPGLLWIFAQQLHLSPLASSSLIITVSLVSNFLTCCDYGVLTELEKDIRFNYFWVRCTKLFAVTLFAVHCAGCFNYVIADVYPDSRKTWIGAMYPNFKEESLWDRYVTAIYWSIVTLTTTGYGDLHAENTIEMLFDITYMLFNLGLTSYIIGNMTNLVVHWTSRTQDFRDTVKAASEFASRNHLPHRVHNQMLAHICLRFKTEGMKQQETLNDLPKAIRSSIAHHLFFPVVQKVYLFQGVSHDFLLQLVSEMKAEYFPPKEDVILQNESPTDLYVLVSGAVNLVHYIDGNDQVVLDKAIAVDTFGEFGVLYHVPQPFTVRTIELSQILRLNSTTLMNALQANPGDAQIVMDNLSMRLRERARFVSEYPHTDLGLVLQKLLHGGNTIESSTQECKNNLRSLMHERENINIRDSENNLHNVTNGVHLVPNNMIPEDCKRDLHTATLTAHTGKLDIIEILLERDAKAKNTDAIGWTPKALVQQLKSKSISDHTMNYESKKKSDEHRIEIVEPQILKLGRNGSTRNSKQDGIRTINFPLENVYTDYNSRNSNCPSEIEMARFTKKRVTIHSQSGWRSSSHGQHGKLIILPDSLEELLKIAGEKFGSFNPTKVINKENAEIDDIDVIRDGDHLFFLGSESDNLNL; this is encoded by the exons ATGATCCAAAGAAAATTGCTACCag GTACATATCCACCTGGTTTGCTTTGGATATTTGCTCAACAGCTCCACTTGAGTCCATTAGCCTCCTCTTCATTAATCATAACAGTGAGCTTGGTTTCAAACTTCTTAACATGTTGCGACTATGGCGTCTTAACCGA ACTCGAAAAGGACATTCGCTTCAATTATTTTTGGGTTAGATGCACAAAGCTCTTTGCT GTGACCTTGTTTGCAGTACACTGTGCAGGATGCTTTAACTATGTAATTGCAGACGTGTATCCTGATTCCAGAAAAACTTGGATAGGTGCTATGTACCCAAATTTTAAAGAAGAAAGTCTTTGGGACAGATATGTAACTGCAATATACTGGTCCATCGTCACGCTTACTACAACTGGCTATGGAGATTTACATGCAGAGAACACCATAGAGATGCTGTTTGATATCACTTACATGCTGTTCAACTTGGGCTTAACATCATACATCATTGGAAACATGACTAACCTTGTAGTTCACTGGACGAGCCGCACCCAAGATTTT CGGGATACAGTCAAAGCAGCTTCTGAGTTTGCTTCAAGAAATCATCTGCCACATCGCGTGCACAATCAAATGTTGGCGCACATATGTTTGAGGTTTAAAACAGAAGGAATGAAGCAGCAAGAAACTTTAAATGATCTTCCAAAGGCAATTCGTTCAAGCATCGCACACCATCTCTTTTTTCCTGTTGTGCAGAAGGTATACCTCTTTCAAGGTGTCTCCCACGACTTCCTACTCCAACTG GTTTCAGAGATGAAAGCTGAGTATTTCCCACCAAAGGAAGATGTGATACTGCAAAATGAATCTCCTACAGACCTTTATGTGCTGGTTTCCGGGGCTGTG AATCTCGTTCACTACATTGACGGGAATGATCAA GTGGTTCTTGACAAGGCAATTGCAGTAGACACATTTGGAGAGTTTggagttttatatcatgtaccGCAGCCTTTCACAGTTCGAACCATAGAGCTTTCTCAGATATTAAGACTCAACAGTACAACCTTAATGAATGCATTACAAGCAAATCCAGGGGATGCACAGATTGTAATGGATAACCTTTCAATG AGATTAAGGGAGCGTGCACGGTTCGTATCTGAATATCCACACACAGATCTTGGATTGGTTCTACAGAAACTGCTTCATGGAGGTAACACAATAGAAAGCTCTACTCAAgagtgtaaaaataatttacgtTCCTTAATGCATGAAAGAGAAAACATAAATATCAGAGACTCAGAGAATAATTTGCATAATGTGACTAATGGTGTTCATTTAGTTCCTAATAATATGATACCTGAAGACTGCAAAAGAGATCTCCATACCGCTACACTGACTGCGCATACGGGGAAACTAGACATTATTGAAATTCTGCTTGAAAGAGATGCAAAAGCAAAGAACACAGATGCCATAGGGTGGACACCAAAAGCTCTAGTACAACAGTTAAAAAGCAAGAGCATTTCTGACCATACAATGAATTACGAAAGCAAGAAGAAATCAGATGAACATAGAATAGAGATAGTGGAGCCACAAATCCTTAAACTTGGAAGGAATGGCTCAACCAGAAACAGTAAACAGGATGGTATTAGAACTATTAACTTCCCACTAGAGAATGTATACACAGACTACAATTCAAGGAATTCCAATTGTCCAAGTGAAATAGAAATGGCAAGGTTCACCAAGAAGAGGGTAACAATCCATTCGCAAAGTGGATGGAGAAGTAGCTCACATGGACAACACGGAAAACTGATAATTCTACCTGATTCATTAGAAGAGCTGCTCAAAATTGCTG GTGAAAAATTTGGCAGCTTCAACCCCACAAAAGTAATTAATAAAGAGAATGCAGAGATAGACGACATTGATGTCATTCGAGATGGTGATCATCTCTTTTTTCTTGGAAGCGAAAGTGACAATTTGAATTTGTGA
- the LOC123895530 gene encoding mannosyl-oligosaccharide 1,2-alpha-mannosidase MNS3, with protein MSNSLPYSRKDVDYDNAKFRHRSFFKVITQSFLTSNRKRDCISCSTGKFLFLILIFGVAYLMLTHDTIPSRVVSRDQVFGIRKNEDNNSSTHDAGRLKKFWRRAPRLPPQLPPDTKVSTNGINHVPATLDDKSLWITRQQKVKEAFTYAWSGYKKYAMGYDELMPVSQRGIDGLGGLGATVVDALDTAMIMGIDEVVAEAGSWVEEHLAQRISEKGQVNLFETTIRVLGGLLSAYHLSGGEKGMNISHAGPNPSVYLETAKNLGDRLLSAFTSSPTPIPFSDVVLHDSSAHPAPGGLSSTSEVSTLQLEFNYLSSVSGDPKYGMEAMKVMEHIKSLPKIEGLVPIYISPDSGQFIGQNIRLGSRGDSYYEYLLKVWLQSGTSSDKNISYLYDMYKEAMNGVRHRLVQKTVPNGLVFVGELPAGKDGAFSPKMDHLVCFLPGTLALGATKGLTRKQAMANNMLNSEDLENLKLAEDLAKTCYEMYSVTSTGLAPEIAYFHTKEFSEQGHDGGNKSSEYMHDIIIRPADRHNLLRPETVESFFVLYRITEDLKYREWGWQIFEAFEKYTKIETGGYSSLDDVTVIPPPKRDKMETFFLGETLKYLYLLFGDISHIPLDKFVFNTEAHPIPINLKK; from the exons ATGTCCAATTCTCTACCCTACTCCAGAAAAGATGTTGACTATGATAACGCTAAATTTCGTCACCGTTCATTCTTCAAA GTTATTACTCAGAGCTTCCTCACCAGTAACCGAAAGCGCGATTGTATTAGCTGTAGTACCGGAAAGTTTCTGTTTTTGATATTGATTTTTGGTGTAGCATACCTTATGCTGACACATGATACAATTCCAAGTCGTGTAGTTTCTCGAGATCAAGTATTTGGAATTAGAAAGAATGAAGATAATAACAGCAGTACTCATGATGCTGGGAGATTAAAGAAGTTTTGGAGACGAGCGCCAAGACTTCCTCCTCAATTACCACCTGATACTAAAGTGAGTACTAATGGTATTAACCATGTACCTGCAACACTAGACGACAAATCATTGTGGATTACTAGGCAACAAAAAGTCAAGGAAGCTTTTACTTACGCGTGGTCGGGATACAAAAAATATGCCATGGGTTATGATGAACTTATGCCAGTTAGCCAGCGTGGAATTGACGGATTGGGGGGATTAGGTGCTACGGTAGTGGATGCTCTTGATACAGCTATGATAATGGGTATTGATGAAGTTGTTGCTGAAGCGGGCTCGTGGGTTGAAGAACACCTTGCCCAGAGAATTAGCGAAAAAGGCCAAGtaaatttatttgaaactaCAATACGGGTTTTGGGAGGGCTTTTAAGCGCATATCATCTAAGTGGCGGGGAAAAAGGAATGAACATAAGTCACGCAGGACCTAACCCGTCTGTTTATCTAGAAACTGCTAAGAATTTGGGCGACCGTCTGCTATCTGCTTTCACATCCAGTCCAACTCCTATTCCATTTAGTGACGTTGTTCTGCATGACTCGTCAGCACATCCAGCTCCTGGTGGACTGAGTAGCACATCAGAAGTTTCCACCTTGCAGCTTGAGTTCAATTATCTCAGTTCTGTATCTGGTGATCCGAAATATGGTATGGAGGCAATGAAAGTCATGGAGCACATAAAATCTCTTCCAAAGATTGAAGGACTAGTTCCTATATACATTAG CCCTGACTCTGGTCAGTTTATTGGACAAAATATTAGACTGGGATCTCGTGGTGACAGTTACTATGAGTACTTACTTAAAGTATGGCTTCAGAGTGGAACAAGTAGCgataaaaatatatcatatttaTACGATATGTATAAGGAAGCAATGAACGGTGTTAGGCATCGTCTTGTTCAGAAAACAGTTCCAAATGGACTAGTTTTTGTTGGAGAATTGCCTGCTGGAAAAGACGGTGCTTTCAGCCCAAAAATGGATCACCTG GTTTGTTTCTTACCTGGCACTCTTGCACTTGGTGCCACTAAAGGCCTTACAAGGAAACAAGCAATGGCAAACAATATGCTTAACTCTGAAGACCTAGAAAATTTGAAGCTTGCAGAAGATTTAGCTAAAACATGCTATGAGATGTACTCAGTGACTTCAACTGGTCTTGCTCCTGAAATTGCTTACTTTCATACTAAG GAATTTTCCGAACAAGGTCATGATGGAGGAAACAAGAGCTCAGAATATATGCATGATATCATCATAAGACCTGCTGACCGTCATAATCTTTTGAGACCTGAGACTGTGGAGTCGTTCTTTGTTTTGTACCGTATTACAGAAGATCTAAA ATATCGTGAATGGGGTTGGCAAATATTTGAAGCCTTTGAAAAATACACAAAGATTGAAACTGGTGGATATAGTTCTTTGGACGACGTAACTGTTATTCCTCCTCCTAAAAGAGATAAAATGGAGACTTTCTTTCTAGGAGAAACACTTAAGTATTTATACTTGCTTTTTGGGGATATCTCCCACATTCCATTGGATAAGTTTGTTTTTAACACAGAAGCACATCCTATACCAATCAATTTGAAGAAATGA